From Cyanobium sp. Tous-M-B4, the proteins below share one genomic window:
- a CDS encoding NADH-quinone oxidoreductase subunit J — protein sequence MTIASITQLICFVALSATLVLGALGVVLLPNIVYSAFLLGGVFLSVAGLYLLLNASFVAAAQVLVYVGAVNVLILFAIMLVNKKENLAAIPGLGLRRLLSGAVCGGLFLLLIRVAFTTPWALPGPEAVGEEATIRIGEHLFSDYLLPFELASVLLLMSMIGAIVLARRDVLSSDVITGESVDQGLIEKERTPLLLENSPR from the coding sequence ATGACTATCGCCTCCATTACCCAGCTGATCTGCTTCGTTGCTCTCTCAGCCACCTTGGTGCTGGGCGCTCTCGGGGTGGTGTTGCTGCCCAACATTGTTTATTCGGCCTTCCTGCTGGGCGGCGTTTTTCTTTCGGTGGCAGGTCTCTACCTGCTGCTAAATGCCAGTTTCGTGGCAGCGGCCCAAGTGCTCGTCTACGTGGGCGCCGTCAACGTGCTGATCCTGTTCGCGATCATGCTCGTCAACAAGAAGGAAAACCTGGCGGCTATTCCCGGGCTGGGTCTACGGCGTCTGCTCTCCGGCGCTGTCTGCGGTGGCTTATTTCTGCTGTTGATTCGGGTGGCTTTCACCACCCCTTGGGCCCTGCCTGGCCCAGAAGCTGTTGGCGAGGAGGCCACGATTCGCATTGGCGAGCACCTATTCAGTGATTATCTGCTGCCCTTTGAGCTGGCTTCGGTGCTGCTGCTGATGTCGATGATCGGCGCCATCGTGTTGGCCCGCCGGGATGTGCTCAGCAGCGATGTGATCACAGGGGAGTCAGTTGATCAGGGCCTGATCGAGAAGGAGCGCACCCCCCTGTTGCTGGAAAACTCTCCTCGCTAG
- the nuoK gene encoding NADH-quinone oxidoreductase subunit NuoK, whose product MQFTIPTTIPLQAYLALAAVLFCTGVWGLINSRNAVRVLMSIELMLNAVNINLMAFSNYLDGQLIRGQVFAIFVITVAAAEAAVGLAILLSLYRNRETVDMERFNLLRW is encoded by the coding sequence ATGCAGTTCACCATCCCCACAACCATCCCCCTGCAGGCCTACCTAGCCCTAGCGGCAGTGTTGTTTTGCACCGGTGTCTGGGGATTGATCAACAGCCGCAATGCGGTGCGGGTGCTGATGAGCATTGAGCTGATGCTTAATGCCGTCAACATCAACCTGATGGCTTTCTCCAACTATCTCGATGGCCAGCTGATCCGGGGCCAGGTGTTTGCCATCTTCGTGATCACCGTGGCCGCGGCTGAAGCGGCCGTTGGTCTGGCAATCCTGCTCTCCCTCTACCGCAACCGCGAAACGGTCGATATGGAGCGCTTCAACCTGCTGCGCTGGTAG
- a CDS encoding NAD(+) kinase, translating to MRLERVWLISRSGSQAAHRQAKRCAEDLAAQGVHVVVASSGLARNPFPGLLATEAELPDLALVLGGDGTVLGAARHLAPLDVPILSFNVGGHLGFLTHDRRLLRLSSDALKSEEESLWDRLRQDRFALERRMMLQAHIDRGDGVDGSEIAHLALNDFYFRPCLDEVSPTCVLELEIDGEVVDQYRGDGLIIATPTGSTGYAMAAGGPILHPGIEAIVVNPICPMSLSSRAVVVPPRAQLSVWPLGETSRRVKLWKDGAHATVLEPGDRALVERSPHPALQVLLEQSPSYYRTLTHKLHWAGSLTAIEPSHN from the coding sequence ATGCGGCTTGAGCGAGTCTGGCTGATTTCAAGGTCTGGCAGCCAGGCGGCCCACCGCCAGGCCAAGCGCTGCGCGGAAGATCTGGCGGCCCAGGGGGTGCACGTGGTGGTGGCCTCCAGTGGCCTGGCCCGCAATCCCTTCCCCGGCTTGCTGGCCACTGAAGCTGAGCTGCCCGATCTAGCCCTGGTGCTGGGGGGCGATGGCACCGTGCTCGGTGCGGCCCGCCATCTGGCCCCCCTCGATGTGCCGATCCTCAGTTTCAATGTGGGCGGCCACCTTGGCTTTCTCACCCACGATCGCCGCCTGCTGCGCCTGAGCAGCGACGCCCTCAAGAGCGAGGAGGAGAGCCTCTGGGACCGCCTGCGTCAAGACCGCTTTGCCCTGGAGCGGCGCATGATGTTGCAGGCCCATATCGACCGGGGCGACGGCGTTGATGGCTCAGAAATTGCCCATCTGGCTCTCAACGACTTCTATTTCCGGCCCTGCCTCGATGAGGTGTCCCCCACCTGTGTGCTGGAGCTGGAGATCGATGGTGAGGTAGTGGATCAATACCGCGGCGACGGCTTGATCATCGCCACTCCCACCGGCTCCACTGGCTATGCCATGGCTGCCGGTGGGCCGATCCTGCACCCGGGCATCGAAGCGATCGTGGTTAATCCGATCTGCCCGATGAGCCTCTCGAGCCGGGCTGTGGTGGTGCCGCCCAGGGCCCAGCTTTCGGTGTGGCCCCTGGGCGAAACCAGTCGCCGGGTCAAGCTCTGGAAAGATGGCGCCCACGCCACCGTGCTGGAACCCGGCGATCGGGCCTTGGTGGAGCGCAGCCCCCACCCGGCCCTGCAGGTGCTGCTCGAGCAAAGCCCCTCCTACTACCGCACGCTCACCCACAAGCTGCACTGGGCCGGCAGCCTCACCGCCATCGAGCCGTCCCACAACTAA
- a CDS encoding CYTH domain-containing protein — protein MALEIERRFLVQGLDWRRHICWQAQLQQGYLVASPDGFTVRVRRASGDEAVAGAWLTLKARTEQRFEAPGQLPEGLVRQEFEYAIPEADAAALLALAPKSLCKVRYGLDLPGGEWVLDVFEGANAPLVVAEVELEQQGLEQGLALQPPAWCGRELTGRHELSNAALASRPLALWPEAERLALFEPAAT, from the coding sequence ATGGCCCTGGAAATTGAACGCCGCTTTTTGGTGCAGGGGCTGGACTGGCGCCGCCATATCTGCTGGCAAGCCCAGCTGCAGCAGGGCTACCTAGTGGCGAGCCCCGATGGCTTCACCGTGCGGGTGCGCCGTGCCAGCGGTGACGAGGCCGTAGCCGGTGCCTGGCTCACCCTCAAGGCCCGCACCGAGCAGCGCTTTGAAGCCCCGGGCCAACTGCCGGAGGGATTGGTGCGCCAGGAATTCGAATACGCCATTCCAGAGGCGGATGCTGCTGCCCTGCTGGCGTTGGCGCCCAAGAGCCTTTGCAAAGTGCGCTACGGCCTTGATCTTCCAGGTGGGGAGTGGGTGCTCGACGTCTTTGAGGGTGCCAACGCACCGCTGGTGGTGGCCGAGGTGGAACTGGAGCAGCAGGGGCTGGAGCAAGGACTGGCCCTCCAGCCGCCCGCCTGGTGCGGGCGTGAGCTGACTGGGCGCCATGAGCTAAGCAATGCGGCCCTGGCCAGCCGGCCCCTGGCTCTGTGGCCAGAAGCGGAGCGCTTGGCCCTGTTCGAGCCTGCAGCTACCTAA
- a CDS encoding LuxR C-terminal-related transcriptional regulator, giving the protein MDSNHATGGSLGQVRHELSEREIEIIELVAKGLTNQEIAVSLTISKRTVDNHVSNVFTKTGAKNRVALLNWAMDHGKICRDGFNCCSIEPGKS; this is encoded by the coding sequence ATGGATTCCAATCACGCCACGGGAGGCTCCCTAGGCCAGGTGCGCCATGAGCTCTCGGAGCGGGAAATTGAGATCATCGAATTGGTGGCCAAGGGCCTAACCAACCAGGAGATCGCCGTATCGCTGACGATCAGCAAGCGCACCGTGGACAACCACGTCAGCAACGTCTTCACCAAAACAGGCGCCAAGAACCGGGTAGCCCTGCTGAATTGGGCCATGGACCACGGCAAAATCTGCCGTGACGGCTTCAACTGCTGCTCGATTGAGCCCGGCAAGTCTTAG
- a CDS encoding methylenetetrahydrofolate reductase codes for MLPSGTIGLLLQRALASGQPALTAEVMPPRGGDPSRSLAAAGVLRGWVHAVNVTDGSRAVMRMSSLALCRLLLDAGIEPVLQLACRDRNRIALQAELLGAHALGVRNLLCLTGDPVRAGDQPGARPVNELEAVRLLQLVQRFNGGQDPVQGELPDGPTDLFAGAAADPQSASWSGLKSRLLRKKQAGARFVQTQMVMDAEALKRFVGDLAAPLDLPVLAGVFLLKSARNAAFINRVVPGANIPQAVIDRLAAAPDPAAEGVAIAAEQVGAYLQIAQGVHLMAIKAEERIPAILKQAGLKPLAPV; via the coding sequence ATGCTCCCAAGTGGCACGATTGGTTTGTTGCTTCAACGGGCCCTTGCCAGCGGGCAGCCAGCTCTCACCGCAGAGGTGATGCCACCTAGGGGAGGAGATCCCTCGCGCTCATTGGCGGCGGCAGGGGTCCTGCGGGGCTGGGTCCATGCGGTAAACGTCACCGATGGCAGCCGCGCCGTGATGCGGATGAGCAGCCTGGCCCTATGCCGCCTGCTGCTTGACGCCGGCATCGAGCCGGTGCTGCAGCTCGCCTGCCGCGATCGCAACCGCATTGCCCTGCAGGCCGAATTACTCGGTGCCCATGCCCTGGGCGTGCGCAACCTGCTCTGCCTCACCGGCGATCCGGTGCGGGCCGGCGACCAGCCCGGGGCTCGTCCGGTGAATGAGCTGGAGGCGGTGCGGTTGCTGCAGCTGGTGCAGCGGTTCAATGGCGGCCAGGATCCGGTGCAAGGTGAGCTGCCCGATGGACCCACCGACCTATTTGCCGGTGCCGCTGCCGATCCCCAGTCGGCTAGTTGGAGTGGTCTCAAGAGCCGGCTGTTGCGCAAGAAGCAGGCGGGTGCCCGCTTCGTGCAAACCCAGATGGTGATGGACGCCGAAGCCCTCAAGCGCTTTGTCGGTGACCTCGCCGCACCGCTTGATCTGCCCGTGCTTGCAGGGGTGTTTCTGCTCAAATCGGCCCGCAACGCCGCCTTCATCAACCGGGTGGTGCCCGGCGCCAACATTCCCCAGGCCGTGATCGATCGGCTGGCTGCGGCGCCAGATCCGGCTGCTGAGGGCGTAGCTATCGCCGCCGAACAGGTGGGCGCCTATCTCCAGATTGCCCAGGGGGTGCATCTGATGGCCATTAAGGCGGAGGAGAGAATTCCGGCGATCCTGAAGCAGGCCGGCCTGAAGCCCTTGGCGCCTGTCTAG